From the genome of Thermogutta terrifontis, one region includes:
- a CDS encoding toxin-antitoxin system HicB family antitoxin, which translates to MDLADSLRRNETRGSVEERCRRIEEKADQLFAAGVAWTTFFKELLGPEGLIRRLFPTPDELSFFEQTATHRRVQEMLASLRRVQEGRAAKTEAVSVITLRIPKSLHDALAEEAHALKTSINRLCISKLAQLIDARLVPPLRQFDRGGDITVRGVSTDSKTPDELPQREQEPAE; encoded by the coding sequence ATGGACCTGGCTGACAGTCTCCGGAGGAACGAAACGAGGGGAAGCGTGGAAGAACGCTGCCGGCGGATCGAAGAGAAGGCAGATCAACTTTTCGCGGCAGGCGTGGCGTGGACCACTTTCTTCAAAGAACTTCTGGGACCGGAGGGCCTTATTCGGCGACTTTTTCCCACGCCTGACGAGCTGAGCTTCTTCGAACAGACGGCCACCCATCGAAGGGTTCAGGAAATGCTGGCCAGCTTGCGCCGAGTTCAGGAGGGGCGTGCTGCGAAGACGGAGGCCGTCAGTGTTATCACGCTAAGGATTCCCAAAAGCCTTCACGATGCCCTTGCCGAAGAGGCGCATGCTCTGAAAACAAGCATCAACCGACTGTGCATCTCTAAGCTCGCTCAACTGATCGACGCACGTTTGGTTCCACCTTTGCGACAATTTGATCGGGGTGGGGATATCACCGTGCGAGGCGTGAGCACCGATTCAAAAACGCCCGACGAACTTCCCCAACGAGAACAGGAACCAGCAGAGTGA
- a CDS encoding TIGR01212 family radical SAM protein (This family includes YhcC from E. coli K-12, an uncharacterized radical SAM protein.): MRERQQIGMSVIRQSLRPVPEVDWRALGKRYFNLSLYYRHTFGGETWKISVDGGFHCPNADGTISRFGCTFCNIASFSPSRRYDQPASVAEQIRRAIDNFKKRRSIDRFIAYFQPGTNTYAPLPVLKAMFSEAVTVPGVVGLAIGTRPDCLPPEVLDFLAELSQKIWLSVEIGLQSAHDATLRRINRGHTFEDFRQAVWACAARNLRVCAHIMFGLPGETPEMMLGTIAALADLPIHAVKIHNLYVARDTALAKIYAAGMYRPLEQHEYAELVVTALERLSPAIVIERLTAETSDEYLIAPDWCRDKSGTLRRIQQLLDERDTYQGKLWEQTAGNVAAASRDSETGRSV, encoded by the coding sequence ATGCGCGAACGTCAACAAATAGGCATGTCTGTCATCCGGCAATCCCTCCGGCCTGTTCCGGAGGTCGATTGGCGTGCCCTGGGAAAACGCTATTTCAATCTTAGTTTGTATTATCGGCATACATTTGGGGGAGAAACCTGGAAAATCAGCGTGGACGGCGGCTTCCACTGTCCGAATGCGGATGGCACAATCAGCCGCTTTGGCTGCACGTTTTGCAACATCGCGAGTTTCAGTCCCAGTCGCCGCTACGACCAGCCTGCTAGCGTGGCGGAGCAAATTCGCCGGGCTATCGACAACTTCAAGAAACGGCGGTCCATCGACAGGTTCATCGCCTATTTTCAACCGGGGACCAATACGTACGCACCATTACCGGTCCTCAAGGCGATGTTTTCGGAGGCTGTGACGGTTCCCGGTGTTGTGGGCCTGGCCATCGGAACGCGACCAGACTGCCTCCCCCCAGAAGTATTAGATTTTCTCGCGGAATTGAGTCAGAAAATCTGGCTGAGTGTGGAGATCGGTCTGCAATCAGCTCATGACGCCACACTTCGACGAATCAACCGGGGGCATACGTTCGAGGATTTCAGGCAAGCTGTGTGGGCCTGTGCGGCGCGGAATCTTCGGGTTTGCGCCCACATTATGTTTGGCTTGCCGGGCGAGACCCCTGAAATGATGCTCGGTACGATTGCTGCCCTGGCAGATTTGCCGATTCACGCTGTAAAAATTCATAATCTCTATGTGGCGCGAGATACCGCACTGGCGAAGATTTACGCCGCAGGAATGTATCGCCCGCTTGAGCAGCACGAATACGCCGAACTGGTCGTGACTGCCTTGGAGAGGTTATCTCCGGCGATCGTGATCGAAAGGCTGACGGCCGAGACATCGGACGAGTATCTGATCGCGCCCGACTGGTGCCGTGATAAATCGGGCACACTACGACGGATCCAACAACTTCTGGACGAACGGGATACATACCAGGGCAAGTTGTGGGAACAGACGGCGGGAAATGTCGCGGCTGCATCACGTGATAGCGAGACGGGCCGAAGCGTATAA
- a CDS encoding FHA domain-containing protein, producing MFGELIPLGGGDPIPLLKKRLIVGRRENCDIVLRFSNVSAQHCELFVVSGYWYVRDLNSTNGIKVNGVRVKERRLDPGSILSIAKHQYEIRYNPIELGAVGPPPPDTLEQDIFARSLLERAGLVKPKRTEEEMTPSKPGTDKEKQETLSDHEEPRYDVLEGLRRRPGPQSR from the coding sequence ATGTTTGGAGAGCTGATTCCCCTCGGTGGTGGCGACCCTATTCCTTTGTTAAAAAAGCGGCTCATCGTAGGACGCAGAGAGAATTGCGACATTGTTCTTCGATTCTCAAATGTGTCCGCCCAGCACTGCGAACTGTTCGTGGTCTCGGGTTACTGGTACGTTCGCGACCTGAACAGTACGAACGGGATCAAAGTGAACGGTGTCCGGGTGAAAGAGCGCCGCCTCGACCCCGGTTCGATCCTGTCTATCGCCAAGCATCAATACGAAATCCGATACAATCCCATCGAGTTGGGAGCGGTGGGACCTCCCCCTCCCGACACTCTGGAACAGGACATTTTCGCGCGGTCGCTGCTGGAACGAGCCGGATTGGTCAAGCCGAAGCGAACCGAAGAGGAGATGACGCCATCGAAACCCGGCACGGACAAGGAAAAACAGGAAACTCTTTCCGATCATGAGGAACCGCGGTACGATGTTCTTGAAGGCTTGCGACGGCGTCCGGGACCGCAATCGCGATAA